In the Burkholderia multivorans ATCC BAA-247 genome, CTTCCACAGAATCGACGCGCAGCCTTCCGGCGAGATCACCGAGTACGTCGAGAACTGCAGCATCATCACGGTATCGGCCACCGCGATCGCGAGCGCACCGCCCGAACCGCCCTCGCCGATCACCGTCGTAATGATCGGCGTCTTCAATTCGGCCATCACGTACAGATTGCGGCCGATCGCCTCCGACTGGCCACGCTCTTCCGCGCCGATGCCCGGATATGCACCCGGCGTATCGACGAACGTGAAGATCGGCAGCCCGAACTTCTCGGCCAGACGCATCAGGCGCTCGGCCTTGCGATAGCCTTCCGGACGCGGCATGCCGAAGTTGCGCGCGGCGCGCTCCTTCGTGTCGCGCCCTTTCTGGTGACCGATCACCATGCAGGGATGGCCGCCGAAGCGGGCCAGGCCACCGACGATCGACAGATCGTCCGCGAACGCGCGGTCGCCGTGCAACTCGTGAAAATCGGTAAACAGTTCCGCGACGTAATCGAGCGTGTACGGGCGCTGCGGGTGCCGCGCGATCTGCGACACCTGCCACGGCGTCAGGTTCGCGTACAGGTCCTTCGTCAGTTGCTGGCTTTTCTTCGACAGCCGCTCGATTTCTTCCGAAATATCGACAGCCGAGTCGTCCTGCACGAATCGCAGCTCTTCGATCTTGGCCTCGAGTTCGGCGATCGGCTGTTCGAAATCCAGAAACGTGGTCTTCATGTGTTCGAATCCTTGGGTCTTGCGGCAGCGCGTATTCTACCCGCGCGGCCGACACGCAAAACCGGCTCTCAACTATTGATGTTTAAAATTCGATAGCCGCCGTCACGCGCCGGCATCGAGCGCGTCGAGGCTGCGCCACATATACCAGGTGGCCACGGTGCGCCACGGCTCCCAGTTCGCCGCGACTTCCCGCGCCTCGCTGCGCGTGACGGGCTCCCCGCTGAAGTAATTGACGCTGATCGCGCGGATCAGGCCCGGATCGTCGAGCGGCAGCACGTCCGGCCGCGACAGGTTGAAGATCAGGAACATCTCGGCCGTCCAGCGGCTGATCCCGCGGATCTGC is a window encoding:
- a CDS encoding acetyl-CoA carboxylase carboxyltransferase subunit alpha — encoded protein: MKTTFLDFEQPIAELEAKIEELRFVQDDSAVDISEEIERLSKKSQQLTKDLYANLTPWQVSQIARHPQRPYTLDYVAELFTDFHELHGDRAFADDLSIVGGLARFGGHPCMVIGHQKGRDTKERAARNFGMPRPEGYRKAERLMRLAEKFGLPIFTFVDTPGAYPGIGAEERGQSEAIGRNLYVMAELKTPIITTVIGEGGSGGALAIAVADTVMMLQFSTYSVISPEGCASILWKSAAKAPEAAEALGLTAHRLKALGLIDKIVNEPLGGAHRDPKGMAALLRRALADSLRQFQGMSIDALRERRFERLMAYGKFKETTPGA